ACAAAGAAGTTCCACCGCAGGAATCTCTGCTTGAAAACCGTCGTTTCGCCGAAGCCGCCTCTTCTTAATCTCCGatcaacgaagaagagagcagCCGGCGTTGTAGTCTCGACAAAGACAGCACTGCACATTTGAATCCTTCCTCCAAGCCGCCGGCAACTGTTTCCCATGAACCAGTCCTCACTAATGGAGAAACCGGGATGGTGCTGGAGAGTATCTTTCAAGAACGCTCTTTCCCATAAGGATATAGCTCCATGGGGAAAGGTCGCACTGCCAATGTGTCCCGCGAAACTGCGCTGTAAGCCAGCTAGCTTGTATTCGAGGTCCTGTGCCTGTTGACAATACGAGCCCCGTTGAGAGTTTGTGCCAACGGATTTGATGGTATACCCAATGCAGCGGACTTTGTGAGTTAACCGAGAGACGACCACAGGAAAATGCGGGGGTAGGATGCAATCATCAACGATGAGCAGGACGTGGCGAAAGGATTTAACTGCATGACAGCCGATGAAAATCGCGACGATCTTGGAGCCAACGGGACACCAGATATGATTGACGCTGTAGATCCGGCATACCTCCTCGGTATCGTCTATAGGAGTGGCCGAGTCACCATTGGCTATCACATAGATATGTGAGGCTGGAAAGATTTTCAACGCAGCTTCGAGAGTCCGCCCAATGATGGCTCCAGATTTATAACATGGGATCAGAAGAGCAGTGTTTGGAGCAGTTGGGCTGATACGGCGTTGTTCGTAATAATCTGGCCCTGGGAAGTCATTCTCAAAGGTGATAAGAAGCGGCGTAAACGAATAGCTGTGATGAGAAAACCTTCATGAGTCGCGCGACCACAATACTGAATTCGAGGAATCCCGCTGCCTTTGCGAGAGAGGGGCAACTTACAATACAagcagaaaaacaaagattGCCCAGCCACCGGAGAATACGAACTTATGTTGCATCACCCAATAGAGCCAGTATACAGCACCTTTCCACAAGGGCAATCCGACCAGAACGAAGTATATAAAAACAGCACCGATGGTATATGCCGCATATTCGATTAACAGGCGGATCCAATATTTGCGTTGGTGTTTGATTTTGACGAGGTTTGCCCTGTTGTACACGCTTCTCACACTGTCACCTAGTGTCTTTCTATTGATATTGCCTGGCCGCGGTATGGAGTAAGGCGACCGACTGTTTCGTTCTATCAGTGGCTCTCGTACACTGCTGTCTGCAAAGGGATCATGTTCCAGAAACCGCAGCGGTGTCGAATCACTCGAGTTGAGGTTAAGACTAGAGGTTATACCCCGAACATGTGGAGGAACACTTGGACCTTGGTCCTGATGTAGCTGcatcctcccctcctccagaGCCGATGAATAACTTGATGCGCGCTGTGGAGCTTTCCGCTTGTCTGATACCCTAGTTGCCCAGCTTATCGTACGCTGGTTTCTCTTCTGAACATAAATCTCCTGAGTCTGGCTGCTAGGAGGGtagcaaggagaagcaacCCTATGAGTCCCTTCAACCGTGTCCTCCCTTCTAGCCACTGCATTCAAAAGAGATTGCGGAACGAAAATATCCTCCAAAATTGGCTCCTCATCGACTGAAGACATATTGCGAGTACTGCATTTGACTAAGATTCAAAAGTCGCATCTTGCAGTACAAATATAACCTGTGCTTGGA
This window of the Aspergillus oryzae RIB40 DNA, chromosome 8 genome carries:
- a CDS encoding uncharacterized protein (predicted protein), encoding MSSVDEEPILEDIFVPQSLLNAVARREDTVEGTHRVASPCYPPSSQTQEIYVQKRNQRTISWATRVSDKRKAPQRASSYSSALEEGRMQLHQDQGPSVPPHVRGITSSLNLNSSDSTPLRFLEHDPFADSSVREPLIERNSRSPYSIPRPGNINRKTLGDSVRSVYNRANLVKIKHQRKYWIRLLIEYAAYTIGAVFIYFVLVGLPLWKGAVYWLYWVMQHKFVFSGGWAIFVFLLVFPTAPNTALLIPCYKSGAIIGRTLEAALKIFPASHIYVIANGDSATPIDDTEEVCRIYSVNHIWCPVGSKIVAIFIGCHAVKSFRHVLLIVDDCILPPHFPVVVSRLTHKVRCIGYTIKSVGTNSQRGSYCQQAQDLEYKLAGLQRSFAGHIGSATFPHGAISLWERAFLKDTLQHHPGFSISEDWFMGNSCRRLGGRIQMCSAVFVETTTPAALFFVDRRLRRGGFGETTVFKQRFLRWNFFVANGIWYNLLYILGSWRLGKWELGAKLFVFQEVCSYLFIKQVPSGSSG